Genomic DNA from Chanos chanos chromosome 6, fChaCha1.1, whole genome shotgun sequence:
aaaaaaaaaaaactgattatGATTGAACAAACCAAATTAACGTTAACTTTAATGTAAGATATTAACTAATAAAATACagaatgttgtgtttgtctatttAAGCCAGGAATTTATAGTTCAGCTCAACTTtagcttgtgtgcatgtgttccttgtatttctttgctttttgcatcatcatcatcatcatcatcatcatcatcactattataatcatcatcattatcatcatcataaaacaCCAGTGTTCTGAGTTCACTGTGCAGGGGCAATCTAGAAATTTTTTGTTGACACAGACGGACTCAACACAAGAGTCTGCTGTCCTCATCAGTGACGCATGACTGAGTGTTGGCTCAGTGGCAAATGTATTCTCATATGCCACAATGCCAAAGTAACCTTGTTTGCCACCTATACACGCAAACAACACTTAGGTAGAACTCTGGGGGGATTAGGTTAATAATTAATCGATCTGTTAATGAGTgaacaggggaaaaacacaaactcttTAACTGTACTCCTGGGAGAGTGTGGTCAACACACCTCTATTAGGTGACTTCCTTTTGAGTTAAACTGCACTTTTTTATAACAATAATGTGTAAACATTCCCATTTTGTGCCATCAGCTAAATGGACAAATATAATCCTCAACATAACACCTTGTTGCACTTCTTGCCCTTTTAATATCTTTATTCCTCCATACAGTATCTTCCATAAAGCTGAATTAATCAGTCGCTGGCTGTTGCAcaacttttatttaaatgtctaaagtaaattacatattttaaaattaatACATTAACAATGAatgcttgaattttttttttttttggattaatcTTACAGTCTGTGATAAGACTAAAGCCCTGACACAGTGTAGTTCCATTCTAACCTTTTCAGTAAATACAGGGGTCAAAGCTGGCAAAATGTGGGCTCTATCAGTGTCAGGTCATTCAAGATGACTGGATAGTCTGCAGGGGTTATGACTGGGCCAGACTCGTTTGATCTTTTGTGACTGTTTTGTATTAATAACTAAGTCCAAAtgtatatttgaaaatatttcatattcagtATTTGACAAATCTAATTATAACTAACTAATTACATTTTATCGTGTGTATAGACACATAAAAATCGAtaaatacgtgtgtgtgcacaataTGAAGCCACACTGTTTCCAGATATGATTAGAGCTGccagaaatgaacagaatgtgATGTATTTACGTGACGTTATGCTGAAAATCAGATTGGAAATTCCAGTTGGTTTAAATTTGAGGAGGTTCAATACCATTGTGGGACACATTCTTGgcacaaacaaaagacatctgtacaagcaaataaaacatgtaatgaAGTCCCATCTCTCTGGACTTTGTTAGAAAGCTTTCCaaacacaaagtgtgtgtgttttggaacaAGAGCAATTACCCACCACTTTATTAACTATTAAAATGATGCATCTTGACAATGGCATGAAATTAATCCATCCCTGGAGAAATCTGTGCTGCAGGAAATATGTTTGGATTAATAACGTTAATCTTTGCCTCAGcattggagaaaaaaacatataaaagtAGTCCACTCATCCCAGACAATCCCTCAATTCCTTCTCTAGCTGATGCTTGGTGGTAAGCTACAGAATGATCAGTGGTTCACTGTTTCAGTTAGCCATTTACTTCAATGACATTTTAACAGACTTAATCACTGGACTGTATATGAACTGAGTGCTTGATCTAAATACTTATGTAATTTCCATACAAATTTTAAATGTCACAATAATGTGAATCCACAATCCTTTTTCAGAGAGTTCAATATAAAAAACGAACTGTGTGCATCATCATCCAatgatttgacttttttttttatttggactaGCAGAGATTATTTGTGGCTTTCCGAAACACATGACATTATGCAAAACTTGACCGAGTACACAGCCAATATAACTACTACCAACGGGAACCTCACCATCATCCTGAAGGTATGTGTGGTCACTCCATTCTTCTGCATTTTCATGTACTTTATTCTCTTGATGCTCCACACATTTGGCTCCCATAGGCAGTTTTTTGACAGCACGCGCTACATCCTCTTTGCCTACATGTTGATCAACGACACCCTGCAAGTTCTCTCGTCCGTGTTGCTCTTCCTGTTTGTCATGGCCAACTTGCAATTTCCTATTGTCTATTGTGCTCCTCTGCTCTTTGTGTCCACTGCCACCTTCCTGAACACCCCACTCATTCTGGCCACCATGTCTCTGGAACGTTACGTTGCCATCTTCTACCCGCTGCATCGTCCCGCGGCCTGGAGGGTCGATCGGATCTGGATCATCATCGTCACCCTGTGGATAATCAGCTGTATCTTACCTATGGTTGACTTCATACTGCTGAGGCCGAAACCTGGGGTGGACGTCCGGACTACGCCCGTGCCGTGTAAAACGTTTGTCTTAAATGCAACACCTATTCAGACACTATTCAAAGTGTCCCTGAACGGGCTCTTCTTTGCTACCGTGgccatcatcatcctcttcacGTACATTCGCATCCTGCTGGAGACGCGGAAGATGCGACAGGACAGGACGTCTGTGGTAAAGGCTCTGAACACGGTGCTCCTTCATGGCTTTCAGCTGTTGCTCAGCATGATGGCCTTCACCTTCCCAATCACAGAAAACCTTATCGTTCTTCACATCAGTTGGCTGCAGGAACACATTTCTTTCTTCAACTATTTTTGCTTTGGCATGCTTCCTCGTTTTCTCAGTCCCCTTATCTACGGTTTGAGGGATGAAAGCCTGAGGTTCTTCATGAGGAAAGCAATGCCCTGCAGCTCAGCCCAGGTGAACCCTGTGGCAAGAGCCAAACCACTCACAAATTAAGCTTGCAGAATCCAGGGTTTGCTTATATCATTTATAAGCAATGTTTGGAAAACAACGTTTTAatattaaattctgttttacCGTCATTAGAGTACGAATAATTGAATTTTTTATCACTGTTGACCTGATCTGACCTAGAGTATTGTCCTGAAGTTGCCTCCTACTAATGTTAAAGTAATGATTTTGTTACCTTTCTTCGGGTGAACTCCATTCATTTTAACTGAGATAAAATGTTGAGTCTTGCTCAGTCACACAACCGCAAGCTTTTTGACCTGATAAAGACGTTTTCGCTTCATTCATTACTTTGTGGCAGTGCTGCCCCCTGTCAGTGAGTAAATACCACTGAGCTTCAAATTATTGCCAAAAATGTCAGTCGGCTACTTTTTCTGTAAGCGAAGCGAATCTACAACACAGAGGCCGACAAAAATGTAACCGGAACACGTGGCGCAGATGTCCCTCGCGCTGTGCGGGCAACATTACTGAGACAGTACGCACAATGCATTACTGACACATGCCGATCAtttcagaggaaagaaagaaagaaagatattgCAGACGTTTTCGTTTAGATTAATGCTTACTGATGTGTAAGCGGTAAAGTTGCATcgcttttcacatttcatttcaaatgtggTGGTGTCCCTTGCAGTGGTATATTTAGGGTTTGTATGTACAGGGctgtttcatttctgtggtTGGTCTCTATGTTGATTTTCtatttttaatgaacatttcaTACGAAACAAAGATTTTGAACTGACAAATCAGATTATacatacagaaaaagaaaattaaacttaacaaaataaataaaaataagaacaacGGGAATATATTACGGCTGCATTTACTTGGAGTTTGTCATTAAATGTCAAAGTTCTACgtttttgtatttaaatttaTCACACTATTTAGCGTCACTTTGTCTACGACGCGTACCCTACTTAATATCTCGTTTACTGAACAGTTCTCAGTCAAATTCTAACAGCTGGTTCTCTGTCGTTGTCATGTATCTATGCATTTCTTTGAAATGTAAtccaaaaaatgtcaaatttttaATCTCGCTCTTGGTCTTGTTTGACTGTGTGCTTACCTCAAACGAGCGTTATCACATTAAAAGTGGGTGGAAAATCTGAGTATTCAACCATCCCGAGTGTAATATGCACACTCCAGTAGCCAGTTAGAGTCAGTGCAGCAATTAATTCTGTTAATGCGATACATAATTAAGATAAAATCAAAGcggaacagaaaaaaatatacgCGTGTTGTGTTAAATGATTCTGCACCAGCCTGCCTGAGACCATATTTCGAATATTGGTTCAATTAATTAATTGTGCACTATCATAAGTGTATCAGAAGGAACGTGCCCTAATTTTGTCATCATTTAGTGGCTGAGAGGGCTGAGCCCATGTGAAGACGCAGCTCGGTCACTCAGGTTTCAGTGGAATATACAGCAACTCTCTATTTCCATAAGACGGTCAGACGGCAGAGTGGACGCAAAGATGTAGGCTACGGCTCTCATTCTGAAGTAAAGtagttttttaaatgaactaatGTAATGTTACTCAAACTGAAACTGCGTGGGCTAGTATTTTTTCGTGTTCTGGAGCCGGGAAAATGTCGACATATTTTGGCTTAATCTCAGTTTTGTGCGCAATAAATGTAGGGATATCATTCAGTGAAATATATACATCAATGATGAATGCAAAGCTAGCTTTATTAGCGAAAAAAGAACTCACCGAGGCCTTAAACTTACATTGAGCGTGAGACCCAAAGAGTTGATGTCATTAAAAGGTAAGTGacgtgattaaaaaaaaaaattgtgctaGGTGATTGGACTGTAGATCTACCTTGTTATTCTAAcgttatgaatatgaataaacacaggaaacatgaaaacatattaaacataCTGATAATGCatacaaatattaaaacaatcTGTGTAATTTTAGATGAGCGTTGTCATACACCCTTAAAATCCCTGAATAGTATATAATGCAGCGTTCTTATCTGACGGTATTTCTTTAAGCCTGACGTGACTTGAAGTGAAGTGATTCCATGGCCCGTACATTAATCCCCTGCTTTAAAGCTCTTGACACGCATGGTTCAAGATGACAACTGACACACATTATTTTCTGCTAAAACCTAAACTAGACCCACTACAAACAGTTAAGCCTTGTTGGATAGGATAGcattaaatatattttgacTTATCCTAATGTTTGCTTTGCTTACCAATGTCAAACCCCTCGGTGGCATTCACACCGGTTAAGAGACTATAGCCTGACTGGTAGAATGTTGTGCACAGCAATGAAGATCAAGAGAACACATAAGTTATATTGCCCAAAAACAATGATTAAAACAGTTGCCTGAGTGAAGTAAAAAGTGGACTAATGCTTAACGAGTATTCAACATACCAGTCCATCCAGACTTGTGCTGTCTCTCATGCAACTGTACCTCCCACCTTGATTTCCTCCAATCTCAATTACCTCAGACCTAAGATCTGGTTATGAGAGGATGAGGGGCAGTCTACctacacaaagacatgcatgctaggattagtactaagacctggagttggtccctgggcaGCGGCAGCGGTGGCGGCTGCcaactgctcctagctcatcgtgtatgtgtgtgctcacaggTGTTAGATGCaaaggctccatttcactgctcactgcttagtgtgtgtgtgacaaataaagtacttctacttctaCTTCTATTTCTACCCCTACTACCTCTACTGGAGGATCTACAGGGAGCAGCCCAGGGTTGATGAGGGTACAGGATGTTCATGCTCTACATGTAAAGGGACAAGTGAGAGGTCAGTTTCAGAGGATCACAGATGGCAAATCCGTCAACATTTACAAACCCTTGGTGTCCATGTCTTTCTCAGGAGACTGCTTTCTGATTGGCAAGGTGAGAAACTACTTCccttttcacattcacacatcaaataatattttactttgtgtttctttaattgttgttttcatgtggCACTTTTTCAAATCATATTGCCTGATTTACACATTATTTCATATAGTTTTAGTCAGAAATTGATTTCCCATTTCCCAGGGGATGTTAAAGGGGAATCCTACACTGTTGCTTCTacaaactctccctctcacagctTGAAACACGatgagggaaagacagaagagcAGGACGGGGGAGGATGAGCATTGCCATATGCATCTTCTCTTCAGTTCTTCAGTCTCCTTTTCATAtctttgttcttcctctttctgtctttgttcccatttcttcttttcttgctCATCTCTTTTTGgcctttccttctcttcctgttttcttttcctgctgCTCTTCCCATTCCTTGTaccatttcctctttctctgtttatttcaatCATCCATTTTCACCTTCTTGtcatcctcttctcttttctttttgtaatctgctctctctctttcttctctttcccacatctctcttttcatttgctCTTTTATGCTAAATTCcatttccctcctttttctctcttcatcctgtttcttcctttcctcctcaGTAGCactcttcattctctctatctcctcccctctctttctcagtattctctctttctcctttcaaGATCTTCCTCTAGTTGTTGGAATGTCTCATTAGTGTAGCAGCTTCCTCCATTCTCTGACACCGTGGTGTCCGTCTTATCAAGGAGTTCTACAACCTGAGTTTGGTTACTAGGGCCATTGTTATTAGGTCAGTGTTTGCATAGTTTACCGTGAGGTTTCTTCTCCATCAGAACAGGATCTAGGTAAGGCTTTGCTTTTTAATTTGCTTGAGTAGCCACGAtttctgtttactctgttgTTTATAATTTGCCTGAGTAGCCGAGATTTCTGTGTACTCTGTTGTCGTTCGCTGTCCGTAACATATTTAGTGGTAAATTCTATTGGGTTCGCTTGATTAGTTAGGATTCATTGTCGAGTTATAACTGTGTGTCCTGTTTGTTAGCATCGCTAGTTTATGTTACTCGGTAGTTTGAATTACTGTCAGCTGATGAGTTGCAGATttgcgtttgtttgttagtttattAGTTTGTGCCACAGCCAATTTCCGGTTTGTTTTGGTTCCTGAGGGGGtggggctgtagccagcccacAAGCTGAGAGTGTTGTAAGTCACTAAGCTCTTTAGAAGTAGTGTTTTCACTAAGTGGCAGCTGTGTTGGCAGCTGGAATGGTCTTGTCTCCCTTGTCTTGCTTCCCTTGTATTGTCGGATGAAGACTTGGTTGGACTAAGAAAAAGGAAATCTACCTGcgggagtccaccgaggaaggacaaTGAGGGCGACGAGACTACTGCTGCCTGCTCACTAGCTACCCTGTGGTTGGCAACCAGCTGGATCTTGTCTTCATGAGAGGTTGTCCTGCTCCTGATCTCACTGTCACACCTTTCCATGCCTCGGATCACTTCTTCCTATCCTTCTGCCTCCCGATCTCACTCCCACCGAAATCCTCTGTTCCCACCGCGTTAGTCTCAGTTCGATGTAACCCTCTCCTCTAACGTCTTCTCTTCCGCTGTCTGCTCCTCTTTCCCTTCTGCTGAGTCCTTCTCACTtctgtggaggagaaatcctctactgttctctctgtgctgtcttcctccctggacaccctctgtcCCCGACAGTATTCGTGCTGATAGAGCCAAACTTTGCGCGGATGAAAGGAGATGGAGGGAATCGAAATCTCCAGATGACCTATCACATTTCcaaactcttcttttttccttctcctctacCCTATCCCCTGCCAAgtctgccttcttccactccaggatccACTCTGCTTCCTCTAACCTTTGCAAACTCCTCTCCactttcttctccctcctctcacctcctcctcctccctcacccCTTTCTGCAGAtgactttgtctctttcttcGAGAAGAAGGTTAAAGACATCTGCAACTCCTTCCCCGCATCCCCTCCCACCTTGGATCCCACACCCACTGTCCCTCCCAAtaccttttcctccttctctcctctaacCAACTCTGAAGTCCTTCTACTGATAAAATCCCACCATCATACTaactgtcctcttgatcccatctcctcctctctctttcagtccatcTCTGAGGATATTCTGCCCTTCATTTCCTCCTtaatcaacagctccctgtctactggtGTAGTTCCCTCTGCCCTAAAGggggcacgggtcaagccactgcttaagaagcccactctaaaCCCAGCTGGTGTCAGAAGCTACCGTCCAGTATCTCTTCTaccatttctctctaaaaccctGGAATGTGCagtctataaccaactctctccttaTCTTCTCCGGAACAACCACCTGGACCCAAATCAGTCGGGATTCAAAGCCAGCCGCTCCACTGAGATAACCCTCCTCGCAGTCATAGAAGAGCTTCACTTGGCCAAAGCGAAGTcgctcagctctgtcctcatactgctAGACCTCTCCACAGCATTCAACACTGtgaaccaccagattctcctctcagcCCTGTTGGGATGGGCTTTGCAGGATCCGCACTCGCATGGCTCGAATCCTACCAGTCTAAACGTTCCTACCAGGtccttggagggaatcggtctcctccccccgccctttccagatgggggtcccacaaggttctgtactttgCCTCCCAAGTATGtactttttctccctttacacTAGATCACCTGGACATGTTATCTCTGCCCATGAGGTCtttcttaccactgctacgccgATGACACACAGctattcttctctttctccccttccaACTCTCAGGTCCAACCACGTGTTGCAGCCTGTTTAGCTGACATCACCTCCTGGATGTCAGCTAACTATCTCAAGCTCAACCTGGAGAAGACTGagcttctctttctcccttctaAGAGCTCCTCATCGATCGACGCTCTGATCACCATTGAAGGTTCTGTGATGTCCGGTTACCCGGTCCTGTAGTTTCcccctctacaacatcaggaggatccgCCCCGTCCTCACGCAACAAGTAACCCAGCTCTtggtccaagcacttgtcatctcctgaCTCAACTACTGTCACATcgggtattcaacctcccaaaacactctcatgtcacttcACTACTTACtacactccactggcttccggtagcagcccgcatccagctCAAGATACTGGTGCTggcttaccaggccacaagaggctctgccccatcctaccttcagtctctgataactccttcagtctctgataacaCCCCAGCCAGAGCTCTCTGCTTGACCACCTCTGGTCAGTTGATGGTCCCTTCACTttgggaacctggcagccgttcCTCTTGGCCACATCTCTTCTCTGCCCTTTttccgcggtggtggaatgaccttcctcagtcagtcaggactgcagaatcccttgccatcttccacaggaaactgaaaacccaccttttcagaactcacctgtcccccactgcttaacctctctttctgtgttgtggtatttaaaaaaaaatacatgtactaaccttgtccctatGTTGCAGGTCTTGTTTATTGTCGCAGAATTTACAGGACAGTGATACTGAAATTAATTCATTTGCATTCTTATCGTGATCTTTCATTTATGGGGTAATTTAACCTGATAagtgcacttattgtaagttgctttggataaagcatctgctaaatgccaaattgtaaattgtaagtacATGGTATCTGTTACCACACTGTTGAATGATGTTCTGCATCTCCCTTGATCCTTCAATGCAGTCATTCTCAACTCCAATCCTGGAgtcccactgtcctgcacgtctttgtctGAACTCAggactaacacacctgattccactgatcaagcccttgattagctcagaTGACTTTGATAATGaggaattaaaacaaaaacatgcagaaCAGCTGGCCCCcgggactggagttgagaatcattGCCTTAATGTATTCCTCAGTCCTTGTGTTTTGTAAGCTGTCTCCTCCAGTGaacagtatcactgtttacattcTAGATCCTAAACTACACCAGAGACATTCTGAGGGGTCCTGTCATGACTTTGAGGGAATGTCATTCCTTTTCTTGCCATGTGCGGTCttcagtctttttgtttttggtcacgtttagttcattattgatgtattgttttacCTGAGTCTTGTTTTGTCTATCTGTTTAACCctcttgttttcctttgttcttggctcagtcttgagttgtcaCTCTTGTGCAATTTCTTTGACCAAGCCTTTTCCGAGTCCATGCTCTGTGATTCTTTTTTTGGATATTTTTCCGAATCTATGCTCTGTGATTTTGTTGGATGTGTACCTTGGATggccttcttttttttgcctgattTACTTTTGGAATCTTCCGCCCTGATTTTCAAGTAAAGAAACTTTAACTGAAGTCACCTTGCCTCTGTCTATGCTGCTGGGTTTAACACTACATTCGTAGCACAAGGGTAAGGCTCTGGGTTTGAATCTCAGGTCAGCTTTgcaccagctgtgtgtgtgtgtgtgtgtgtgtgtgtttatctttcACATGTTTGCATAATAATATTAGGGACAAAGTTACTCACATAAACTCTCACTCACTTTatcttaatacacacacacacctgaactgACTCAGAACTCGCCTTGTCCCAGCTGACAAGCAACAGAATGAAATTTGACTGTCATCAACGGGTACATTTTTTTGTCTCGGTATTGTTGTTCCAGCAATCTGTGGAGTTATCACCTGTCATTTACCACTTTAAGCCTGATAACTGTGGATTTCAGAGAAAGTCTTTGTTTGGTACACAGATATCAGTccctttaaaatgtgtttgaaacactcaacaatgtttttgttcctgtcacattttttattctgtgaaatTGTCAGTTTGCATAAAAAATCTCATTATGATTGAACAAACTAAATTAACATTAACTTTAATATATGGTGCTAACTAACAATATGGAATGCTGTGTTTGTCTATTTAAGCCAGGAATTTATAGTTCAGCTCGACTTtagcttgtgtgtatgtgttccttgtatttctttgcttttttcatcatcatcatcatcatcatcattttcatcatcataaaaCACCAGTGTTCTGAGTTCACTGTGCAGGGGCAATCTAGAAATTTTTTGTTGACACAGACGGACTCAACACAAGAGTCTGCTGTCCTCATCAGTGACGCATGACTGAGTGTTGGCTCAGTGGCAAATGTATTCTCATATGCCACAATGCCAAAGTAACCTTGTTTGCCACCTATACATGCAAACAACACTTAGGTAGAACTCCGGGGGATTTGGTTAATAATTAATCGATCTGTTAATGAGTgaacaggggaaaaacacaaactcttTAACTGTACTCCTGGGAGAGTGTGGTCAACACACCTCTATTAGGTGACTTCCTTTTGAGTTAAACTGCACTTTTTTATAACAATAATGTGTAAACATTCCCATTTTGTGCCATCAGCTAAATGGACAAATATAATCCTCAACATAACACCTTGTTGCACTTCTTGCCCTTTTAATATCTTAATTCCTCCATACAGTATCTTCCATAAAGCTTAATTAATCAGTCACTGGCTGTTGCAcaacttttatttaaatgtctaaagtaaattacatattttaaaattaatACATTAACAATGAatgcttgaatttttttttttgggattaATCTTGCAGTCTGTGGTAGGACTAAAGCCCTGACACAGTGTAGTTCCATTCTAACTTTTTCAGTAAATACAGGAGTCAAAGTTGGCAAAATGTGGGCTCTATCAGTGTCAGGTCATTTAAAATGCTCTTttcctttgctcttttttgtGACTATTTTATAAcaatgttcattcattcattcattttctaagtcgctgatcctaattagggtcactaggggtgctggagcctatcccagcgttcatcgGACAAAAGTTGGGGAAGCACCccggacaggtcaccagtccattgcaggtaTTTTGTAACAGTACATAAGTCATATTACAGTACATATTCAGAATTTGACAACTCTAATTGTAACTAGCTAATTATATTGTATAGTGTGTATAGACACATATGAATCAATAAACACGTGTGTGCACAATATGAAGCCACACTGTTACCAGATATAATAAGAGCTGCCAAAAATGGACAGAATGTGATATATGATGTTATGCTGCAAAATAGATCAGAAATTCCAGTTGGTTTGAAAAGGCACAAATAAAAAGACATCtgtaaaagcaaataaaagatGTAATGAACTCCCATCTCTCTGGACTTTGTTAGAAAAACTTTACAAACACGTAATAGAGTATTGTCTATTGTGCTCCTCTGCTCTTTGTGTCCACTGCCACCTTCCTGAACACCCCACTCATTCTGGCCACCATGTCTCTGGAACGTTACGTTGCCATCTTCTACCCGCTGCATCGTCCCGCGGCCTGGAGGGTCGATCGGATCTGGATCATCATCGTCACCCTGTGGATAATCAGCTGTATCTTACCTATGGTTGACTTCATACTGCTGAGACTGAAACCTGGGGTGGACGTCCGGACTACGCCCGTGCCGTGTAAAACGTTGGTCTTAAATGCAACACCTATTCAGACACTATTCAAAGTGTCCCTGAACGGGCTCTTCTTCGCCACCGTGgccatcatcatcttcttcacGTACATTCGCATCCTGCTGGAGACACGGAAGATGCGACAGGACAGGACGTCTGTGGTAACACAGCTCTGAACACGGTGCTCCTTCATGGCTTTCAGCTGTTGCTTAGCACGATGGCGTTTACCTACCCACTCATGACAAATCTTATTGTTCTGCACATCAGTTGGCTGCAGGAGCACATCTCTTTCTTCAACTATTTTTGCTTTGGCATGCTTCCTCGTTTTCTCAGTCCCCTTATCTACGGTTTGAGGGATGAAAGCCTGAGGTTCGTCATGAGGAAAGCAATGCCCTGCAGCTCAGCCCAGGTGAACCCTGCGGCAAGAGCCAAACCACTCACAAATTAAGCTTGCAGAATCCAGGGTTTGCTTATATAATTTATAAGCTATGTttggaaaatgacattttaatattaaattctgttttacCGTCATTAGAGTACGAATAGGCTAATTGAATTTCCTATCGCTGTTTACCTGATCTGACCTAGAGTATTGCCCTGAAGTTGCCTCCTACTAATTTTAACGTAATGATTTTGTTACCTTTCTTCGGGTGAACTCCAATCATTTTAACTGAGATAAAATGTTGAGTCTTGCTCAGTCACACAACTGCAAGCTTTTTGACCTGATAAAGACGTTTTCCCTTCATTCATTTCGTTGTGGCAATGCTGCCCCCTGTCAGTGAGTAAATACCACTGAGTTTTAAATTGTTGCCAAAAATGTCAGTCAGTTaccttttcacatttcatcactCAGTTCAGTTGagccatgcaaaaaaaaaaagttattctaGAGGCGAACTTACAACACAGAGGCCATTAGTATGCAACCCGGTGAAAATGTAACCGGAACACGTGGCGCAGACGTCCCTCGCACTGTGCGGGCAACATGCTGAGACAGCACGATTAGACATTACTGACACATGCCAATCATtccagggaaaagaaagaaagatactGCAGacgtttttgtttagtttaatgCTTAATTAATGTGTAGGTGGTAAAGTTGCAGCGCTTTTCACTTTGTAAAATGTGGTGTCCCTTACAAAGGTATCTTAACTGTAGGGGTGTTTCATTTCTATGGTTGGTCTCTTTGTTGATTGTCTATTTTTAGTGAACATTTCATACTAAACAAAGATTTTGAACTAACAAATCAGATTATacatacagaaaaagaaaattaaactcaacaaaagaaat
This window encodes:
- the LOC115813708 gene encoding uncharacterized protein LOC115813708 isoform X2; its protein translation is MRVQDVHALHVKGQVRGQFQRITDGKSVNIYKPLVSMSFSGDCFLIGKSISEDILPFISSLINSSLSTGVVPSALKGARVKPLLKKPTLNPAGVRSYRPVSLLPFLSKTLECAVYNQLSPYLLRNNHLDPNQSGFKASRSTEITLLAVIEELHLAKAKSLSSVLILLDLSTAFNTVNHQILLSALLGWALQDPHSHGSNPTSLNVPTRSLEGIGLLPPPFPDGGPTRFCTLPPKSNHVLQPV
- the or95a1 gene encoding odorant receptor 129-1, translating into MQNLTEYTANITTTNGNLTIILKVCVVTPFFCIFMYFILLMLHTFGSHRQFFDSTRYILFAYMLINDTLQVLSSVLLFLFVMANLQFPIVYCAPLLFVSTATFLNTPLILATMSLERYVAIFYPLHRPAAWRVDRIWIIIVTLWIISCILPMVDFILLRPKPGVDVRTTPVPCKTFVLNATPIQTLFKVSLNGLFFATVAIIILFTYIRILLETRKMRQDRTSVVKALNTVLLHGFQLLLSMMAFTFPITENLIVLHISWLQEHISFFNYFCFGMLPRFLSPLIYGLRDESLRFFMRKAMPCSSAQVNPVARAKPLTN
- the LOC115813708 gene encoding uncharacterized protein LOC115813708 isoform X1 — translated: MSLKGSTGSSPGLMRVQDVHALHVKGQVRGQFQRITDGKSVNIYKPLVSMSFSGDCFLIGKSISEDILPFISSLINSSLSTGVVPSALKGARVKPLLKKPTLNPAGVRSYRPVSLLPFLSKTLECAVYNQLSPYLLRNNHLDPNQSGFKASRSTEITLLAVIEELHLAKAKSLSSVLILLDLSTAFNTVNHQILLSALLGWALQDPHSHGSNPTSLNVPTRSLEGIGLLPPPFPDGGPTRFCTLPPKSNHVLQPV
- the LOC115813708 gene encoding uncharacterized protein LOC115813708 isoform X3 → MSLKGSTGSSPGLMRVQDVHALHVKGQVRGQFQRITDGKSVNIYKPLVSMSFSGDCFLIGKSGFKASRSTEITLLAVIEELHLAKAKSLSSVLILLDLSTAFNTVNHQILLSALLGWALQDPHSHGSNPTSLNVPTRSLEGIGLLPPPFPDGGPTRFCTLPPKSNHVLQPV